The proteins below come from a single Fodinicola acaciae genomic window:
- a CDS encoding SRPBCC family protein, with amino-acid sequence MWTYEHSVETTAQPAAIWRLWADVAHWGDWNAEIEAVEIHGPFAEGTEIVMTPPGIRLTLAEVVENDRFVDEARVDGMVIRTMHRIGDGRVTYRMEISGPAGAQVGPQITADWPQTMAALVKLAENG; translated from the coding sequence ATGTGGACGTACGAGCACAGTGTCGAGACGACCGCGCAGCCGGCGGCGATCTGGCGGCTGTGGGCCGACGTGGCGCACTGGGGTGACTGGAACGCGGAGATCGAGGCGGTCGAGATCCACGGACCGTTCGCCGAAGGCACCGAGATCGTCATGACGCCGCCCGGCATCCGGCTCACCCTCGCCGAGGTGGTCGAGAACGACCGCTTCGTCGACGAGGCGCGCGTCGACGGGATGGTGATCCGCACGATGCACCGGATCGGCGACGGCAGGGTCACGTATCGGATGGAGATCAGCGGACCGGCCGGTGCGCAGGTGGGGCCGCAGATCACCGCCGACTGGCCACAGACGATGGCGGCACTGGTGAAGCTCGCGGAGAACGGATGA